The following nucleotide sequence is from Nitrosopumilus adriaticus.
AGATTAATTCCAAAATAGAATGATTGATTTTTACCAAATTTTTTTGATACATTTCAGTCAATTGTTTGCAGACATTGTTAAGCCGGCAGACGTCCTTTTCTTTTAGGCCAGTGGATAATTTTTCAGTCATTTGATTAACATCGTTTTGAAATTTTACCAAGTCCATGATTGAAGATATGATAAATCTGCTAGTTTAAGAGTAGCTGGAAATCAAAATTATAGTCCAAAAAAGAGTCAAAATTACTCAAATAAAATTAAAAAATGGCTAATTTTTATTCATACATCGTCTTAACAAGTAAAATCCAAAGAGTGTGACGTGTACAATAACAGGCTCGCAATTATCGGATTATTTTCATTTTTGATGGTGTTCTCAGTTGTATCTACTGCTCAAGCAGAGTTATGGGAATTAGTAATTGAGGTTAATGCGGAAAAAGGGGCAATTTATTCAGGAGATTCAGTTATTATCACAGGCAAGGTTGTAGACCAAGCATACAAGCCAATTAGAGGTGCAGAGGTTTTCATCAAGGCAGGATCTTACACTACAAAAGCATTCACTGATCCATGGGGAGTGTTTAAAGGAGAAATTAAAAACTTTGAGAGGATACCTGGAACTTACATTGTCAACGTCATTGGCTCATGGTATGGCATGACAGGATTATCAACTACAGAATTTCAAGTAAAGGGAGAAGTATCTCAAGTGTCAATGCTACAAGAAAAATTATCCACAGATGAAGCTAGAAAATATCTAAGCTCAAATGAAAGCGACTTTGTCAAAAACCCAATTGGACAGACATTATTCAAATATTATCATAAATTGTTAGACGAATTAATCTCAGAACAAAAGATTGCCCTAAAACCTTCAGAAGATAAAATTTTCATAGAGCAGCAAAGATTGATTGCCGAAAATCTAAGGAATCAAGCAATTGATGAGTTCAAACCAGGTGCAGGTACATACGGGGGAATTCAATACAATGATTACATTGATAGCTTAAATCCAGAAATCAAAGATCTAGTAATTAGCCAACTCAACTTTACAAAGAATAATTTTGAGGAAGCTCAAAAAATCAGAGATGAGATTCTAGCAAATGGGGGAACATATGAAGATGCAAGACAAGCATATCTCGATAGAATATCCATACCAAAAGAAATTCTAGAAGAGTTCAATCAAGAAAAGGTTGAACAAGAATTAGAAGAAGAATCAGAAGAAGAACCAACAGAAGAGAATTCAGAAAACCAATGAACGATTGATAACTTCTACGCGGACCTTATATTCAAAATTACACAATAAAATTTGATGAAAATAGATATCCCATTATCTTGTCCAACATGTGGCGGAAAAATGTATTCGGTTAGTTATGAATCATCATTTACCATTCTCAAGAAAAGAAGTTGGCAAGTATGCAAAGAGTGTAACTTTGAGAGAAATTCCGAAGAGTTCAAAAAAACCATCTGCTGTGCATAACAGCATTTTCCTTTTTCTAAACAATTTTTAATCCACAGTAAATACAAAAGACAGATTGAAAATTTTACACAAGCCTACATGCATTACCTGCAAAAAAGCAATTACAGAGATTCAAAGGATGAAGACAGATATTGAAAAAAGAGACTTTTTCAAAGACCCACTATCAGAGGCAGAATTGAAAAAAATCATCAAAATGTCAGGAAAAACACCCTCAGAATTTCTCAGAAAACGAGACAAAATGTTCAAAGAGTTAGATTTAGGAAATAGCAAAAAAACAGATTCTCAAATTATCAAACTGATGGTAAAATATCCAGGACTGATTATGCGTCCCATAGTGATTTCTGGGAACAAGGCATTTGTGGGAAAGTTTGATTCAAAAAATCTAAAATAATTCAAGATTCTTTTTTGAATATTCTTATCGCTTCTAAATGAGAGCAATTGGCCTTTAGTCCTTTTCCATGATGAAATTTATAGAAATTTTTGAATCCAGGGCATTCGCAGGTATCAGATGTAACAAAGTATGATTTGTCAGGATCTGATGAGGATTTTACCTGAAACAAATCATCATCAATTTTAACAACACCACCGCTTTCAACTAGTTTTTTTGCTTTTTTGATAGTATTTGCACTCATAACATTTCTAAAGTAACGGTCATCTTTTATTCTTTAATTTTTTCATCACGTTTGCCCATTCTAAATCATCCTGAGACATTGCATTCTCATATAGAAGTTCAAATGTCCATGCCAAAATCTCACTCCAAATTGCTTTGAGGGACTCATCATCAGTCCAAATTATACTAGTTTTTACAGCATTCATTGCAAGAATATTGTTTCTGTTCTTTACTGGTTTCTTATCCCATTTTTTTAGCACTCTGTCACAAAATTCTAAAATCTCAGGTTTTGTTAAAACAAGTTTATCAGGATCAAATGTCTTTTTTTTAACCACAAAAAGAATGTAACAAACTAAATTATAATATTTTAAAAACCGTAAATTTCTCATATGTTCATAAAATGCTTATATCAAATGAAGACGTAACTATACAAGACGAGAGACTGCTTTTCTGCCTTGATTAGCGCCTAGAATTCGTTTCTCTCTCGTCAGTGTTTCATCAAATGATTTTCTGAACTCGTCCAATCTGCCCATCACTTAATTCAACTTTAATCCCATGTGGATGAAAATTACTCGAAGTTAGAATCCTCTTTACAGTTCCATTAGTTAGATTTCCTGTTCTCTGATCTTTTTTGAGAATTATCTGAACTGAAGTGCCAACAGATATTTTGTTTCGTGGAGGAATATCTACCAATAAAAAATATCAGAATATGAAGACTCTAAATCTTTGTATTAGAAAATAAAGGAGTTTTGAAAATTACTCAAAACGATTTTTAATTTTGTTTGTGATTTTGGAAACATTCTCTGCAATAAACAGGTCTGTCGTCTTTTGGTTTGAATGGTATTTGACAATCATTTCCACAGTCACCGCATTTTGCGTCAAACATTTCTCGTGGTCTATCATCTCTTCTACCAAATCTAGAACCTCTGTCACCACCATAACCGCCGGATCTACCGCCAAATCTTCCACCAGATCTTGGTGCTGGTTTGTGATTTTGGAAACATTCTCTGCAATAAACAGGTCTGTCGTCTTTTGGTTTGAATGGAACTTGACATTCATTTCCACAGTCACCGCATGTTGCGGTGAACATTTCTCTTTCTCTATCAAAGGACATGTCTTTCTAATTGAGATACATTTCTGCCGTAATTAAACTGTGGGAAAAACATCTAATGTTATAAACTAATTCTCTTCCTTGAAAATAGTGAGTATGAAAAGATACGTGGCCACAAGAATGGCTACGATGTTTGGTGTTTTGATGATCACTTTGTTGATTACAATTTCTCTTGTAGGCTCCAATATGGATACCATACTAAAGCAAGGAATAGTTTTTCAGGTCAGAGCGGAAATTACAGAAAATCCAGCCATTGCAGAGAGTTTTTCATCTGTAGACGAGTTTGAGGCATTTGTTCAAGCCCAAATAGACCAAAGAACAAAGATTCTAGGACTGGATGAGCCATGGTATTCACCTCAACGCATAGGAATAACAATGTACAAGATACTACTGCTGGATTTTGGTCATGCCACATTTCTAACAAGTGATGAGGGTTCATCAAATGTTAAAGACATACTTTTTGAGAAGCTTCCAAGAACAGTTTTACTTTTTACTACTGCAACAATAATTATCTCAATCATCGGAATCTTCCTAGGCGCTCTATCAAGTAGTAAAGTAGGTTCGGTAATCGATAGAATAACGTCCAGTTTTGCAATAATTAGCTCTAGTTTTCCTGTTTGGTGGATTGGTATGCTGATGATATTCTTGTTTGCATTCACATATCAGATATTTCCTGCAAGAGCAACACCAGACATCCCATCTTCAGATCCGGGATACATTGGCTCTTTGCTATATCATATGGCTTTACCGTTAATCACAATTGTAATGATTGGTTTCGGATCTTGGGCTTATTTGGTAAGAAATTTCATGGTAGGAATTATGCAAGAAGATTTCATCATGGCGAAAAAAACAATAGGGATTTCGCAGAAAAAAATCATATACACACATGCCCTAAAAAATGCAGCACCGCCGATCGTTACAATATTGGCACTTAGCTTATCAGGTTCTCTTGGAGGCGCAATAATTACAGAAGCAGTATTTGATTGGCCAGGGATGGGAAGATTGTATTTTGAGGCAATTACAGTTATGGATCTTCCAGTAATCATTGGTGCGACATATTTACTCACAGTATTCTTTTTGATCAGCATATTCATTGCAGATTTGCTTTATGGTTATTTTGATCCCAGAGTGAGAACAGGGCAATGAGCGGCATTACACCTCAGGAAATAAAGCGAGAATTTCTAAAGAGTAAGATGGGGATTGCAGGCATTACAATTCTCACGATATTGATAGTCACATCAATTATTGCAATGATTGTAATTCCAATTGAGACATTTCAGGAATGGAATAACCCAGGGAGTTGGATTCTATATCCAAAAGTAGCAATTCCAATTTGGATAAATCTATTCATGGTTGAGAAAATTCCTGAGCATAAAATTTTAGAAGATCCAAATATTCAAAATATTTTGCAAGATGAGATATCCCTTACATCACATCAGTTTGGCTTAAATTTTGATTATGATTATTTCCCTAACGATTTCATCTATGTATTTTCATCAGAGTATTCAGGATCCCCCCTATTGAAAATGTCAGTGATTAGACCAGATGGAGAAAAACTTGAATTATTATCAACATCACTTCCACATTCTACTTCAAAAACAATTCATAGTGAAAGAATCTTTTCCACAGATTCAGCTATAAAGAAAAACTTGGTTCTGCAATCAGAGAAATTTCAATTCCCCCTTGAACGATTGTCAGCTGAAGATATTGTATTTTCAAAAATTCAATCAAATGAACCCTTAAAGGGAAACTATGTTTTTTCTGTAGATTTGTATGGTGTGAATTCTGAAAACCAGATCCATGAATCAAAACTAATCATCGGAGGGAAAGCTTTTGGAATAATGGGAACTGATGAATTGCGAAGAGATTTAGCTGTAGGACTACTCTGGGGAACTCCACTTGCTCTATTCATCGGGATAGTTGTTTCAATTGCATCTGTAGTGATGGGCTTATTGTACGGAGTCTATGCAGGATTCAAAGGTAAAAAGACGGATGAAACCATGATGAGATTCAACGATGTGATTTATGCACTGCCAGCTCTACCATTCCTAATTATTTTATCAGTCACAATTAGTAATAGCATATTTTTGATGATAGGGTTTTTGATGATATTTGGATGGGTGGGAATTGCAAAGGTTGCAAGGAGCATGTCACTTCAGATTAAGACTAGAGGGTATGTGGATGCAGCAAACATGATGGGTCAAAAGGACTCGAAAATAATTTTAAAACATATTTTGCCACAATTACTTCCATATGCTTTTGCAAGCATTGCAATTTCAGTCCCAGCTGCTATTACCACAGAAGCTGGATTGAGTTTTCTAGGTTTAGGAGATCCTTCATTTCCAACATGGGGTCAAATTTTGCATGATGCCAATACATTTGGTGCTGCTGCAAGAGGATTATGGTGGTGGATTATGCCTCCAGGGGTCATGATTGCAATAACAGGGCTAGCATTTGTATTCATCGGAAATGCGCTAGATGCAATAGTTAATCCAAAGTTGAAAAGATAATAAAATCAGAGTTCAAATTTTCGAATCAATTCAATATTTGCATCATTCAATTTTATCGAATAGCAAGAGGAGTTGTCATCATTGATTGCTGCTAACTTGTTGGCAAATACTTTTTTGCTGTGACCTCCTTCAGATGCTTTGTCTGACTCGTCAAAGCAAATGGGCATTTTTTTCATGTTGATATCATTTTTTAAAAGAAACGCAATGAATTTTTGGTAATTATCAGTGTTAACCCAATCTATGTTTTTTTCTTTACTTGTACCAATCCATATTTCAATAGAGTTTTGGTATAGAACTTTTTTTCTTAATTCCTCTAGTGCCATATTCCTATAACCATCAAAAATCAGCGCGTTGCATCTTGGAACCACATCTTGGACAAGTTCCACCTTTGTGTTTGTTGTTGCAAACAAGACACACATACTTTACGCCACTAGAACCGCCTTGGGAACCCATTCCGAAGAATCCGCCTCCGCCAGTTCCAGAATCACTACCACCATAGCCGCGCATACGACTCATGTATCGTTTTCTTAGAAATAATGGAAATACGATAAATATTCCAAGTGCTGCTGCCAAACCAAATGGAAATGGCAGAATCATTTGTAATCCAATACTAATAGCTAAGGATGCACCTAGGAAAAGCAAATAAGTTTTGTAATTAAACATATGAATAAAAGTACCTTGAAAAAGGTTATAAAGTTTTGTCAGTTATTTTCAGTTTACTCCACAGGATTTTTTCATTTTGAGATAATTGACAAGGGCACACTATTCCCACTACTATCCCACGCGAAAATTGAATCATCATCATAAGGAGATTTCACAATTAGTGAAATCAAGCCAAAAAAATTATGCAAATCAGTTACTGACGGCTCCGCAGAACCACTAGGATGTGAATGTACAATTCCAATATAGCTCATATCAAAAGGCAAAAAGGAATGTGGGAATCCTGCAAAGGTAGGACCAGTTTCGCTAAAGGGTGGAATCACCAATCCATTAATAGTTATTTCACCATTTTTTGATTTTCCCTTTAGTATTAGGATGCCTTCATTTGGATGCTTCATTTGGCAAAAAGAAAGAATGCTATCAAGTACATCTTTTTGTATCAAAACCTGACGTTCAAATTTTTTCTTTTTAAAAAGCACAAAAATTCACCAGTTTCAAACTAATTTAATTTAAGATGAATTAATGACATATCTCGTGTTTGAAAATTGCTTGAGTTTTTCTTCAATTTGGCGAATTAGTTGAGGTATCTTGGTATCAATTTCTCGGATATCATTTTCAGCCATATCCAATCTATGTGAGGCATCTTCCTTTGATGAGATATTTTTTTCCAGATCATGCTCAAAAGAAACTAGGTCTTTGGGTTTTAGAGACTTTAAATCATTTTGCATGGATTCAAATTTTTCATAATATTCTTCAACCTGTTTTAAAAATCCATCAAGGGCGTCTTCTGTTTCAGTAATTTGAGACAGAGTCTTGCCAACATCTTTGACAGATATGGATTCAGAAGATACTGCTTTTCTAACGTTTTCTAAAATCACAATAACAGCATCCTTATTTTTTCGAATAAGAGCTTTAAACGGATCAGCATTTAATTGAGACAAAATACTTTGTTGCTCTTTATCTAATGACGAAGCATATTCATATCTACTCAAAGGACGAGAGATTTTTGTAAATTGAGTATCAATTTCATTTTTAATTTTTAATCTCTGCTTACTAAAATCATCTATAGTTTTTTTTAATTCAAGATATTTTTTGTAATTTTCAGAAGACTTGATTTCTTTGATAGAATCTTCAATGGATGAGATTTTTGATTCAAGTGAATTTGTGTTTTCTTTGGTTTCCTGAATCTTTTTTTCATTTTTGATTCGAGTCTCTTTTAGTGTTTTAATTTGCTCAAGAAGGGAATTAATTTGATCAGCAGCAGATTGCGTTTTTTCAAAATTATTTAGAATCTGATGAATTTCAGAATGATTCATGTTCATTACCTCCAGGTTATTTTTTAATTGAGCTGCATATTTTTTTGCAAAAATATGGATAACTCGGGTTTGTCGTCCTAAAACATCGCCTACTTTTTTTAAAATTTGATTGAGAGTAGTGTCTAATTTGTGAGCATCATCAATTGACGATATCTCAGGAATTGTAGTAACCCCTTTTTTTATAATGTCAATTACTTGCTTTTTACCTCTTACAACAATTATTGCAAGATGCTTATCAATATCATCTACGTTAAGATTATCCTTTTCTAGGACCTTTCCAATGTTTGTCAACTCATCAATTAATGGAGAAGTGTTATTTCTCAAAATCTTAATTTCAGAAACAGATTGTGATTTTCTTAATTGAGTCAGATCACTTACGATTTGTGGTACATCAGAAAGACTGATGTCTTTATCCTTTGGAGTATCTTCTACTGGCACTTGAGCCTGTTTTTTTTTACCCCATCCAAAGACCATTTGATAATATTGTACTCGGGGGATTAAAAATTGTTGTACAACTAAAATTTAAAATCATACAAATTTGAGAGAATTACATGGCAAAAACTGTTAAAAAATCATATAATTCAGGTTCAGTTAAAAAAACTATCACAATTAGAGCTTCAAAGGATAAGGTTTGGAGAAAAATTAGCAATATTGTTGGATTACCCACGTGGGTAGTTGACGTAAAAAAGACAGTTTTTCTTTCCAAAAAGAAGAAAGGGATAGGCGCTGTTAGACTAATTACATTTGCAGATGGAAACAAGATCGAAGAGCATGTTGTAGCTTGGAAGGACAAGGAATCTTTCACATATGTTGCAACTGAAGGGTTACCACTACGAGCATATGTTGCAACAATTTCCATCAAAGCGAAAACTAGCAAAAGTGTAGAATTGACATGGCAATCCTATCTAAACAGTAAAAAAATGTCTCAAAATCAATTCCTTCAATTCCTAGCATTTATGGGATCATTTTATGATGCATCATTAGAAAATCTAAAAACATTGCTTGAAAAATAGTACTAGGTAATTGTCAGGTCAAACTGTAAATACAATAAATCTGAAAATAACATTATGAGTGATATGAGATTTATCCTAATTGGCATAGGACTTACTTTTGCAGGATTTTTGGTTTTAGGGATTTTTGGTGAAAATTATCAGGCTGCAACATTGGAATCAGATGAATTTGGCACATGCTATGAATATTTTGAGGACAAGCCACCTGCCGAAATTAATTGTTCATTTAAGATTCTTGATCAGACAGTATTCTTTTCTGTTGTGATTGCCCTCATTGGTGCAGGTGTTATTTCACTAGTTAAAGGTGCAAAGGGAGACTGGGACAATAAAGTAAATCCGGAAGACATGGTGGGTCCAGGAACTCAAAATGAAGATTCCCCAAAAGATGACAAATAAAATCAGTTATTCTTTTTAGATTTTAGTTTTTGATAGTATTCGGGGTTATCTTCTTCCATTCTTTGAAAATAAACTTCTTCGTATGGCATTTTTCTCTCAGAATAATATATCCAAATTTGCATTTAACCTTAAGGAATGATTTCTACTTGAGCAGTCATGAGATATTTTTTCAAAATTTGTTTAAAAACAGAATTATGTCATTTCGATGATATTTTTCATCGAGAGCACCATATCTCCAATTTCAGCCATTCTTTGATCAAATTGAGAGTCAGATAATTCAGTAGGTTTGTTTAGAGTAATTACGACATCAGAAAAATCACCATTAGAAACAACGCGCATTGGAACATCCCATTTAGATTCCTCATCGACATATTGGTGGTCCAAAATTCCTAATGACTTGTTTTCATTAAATTTGAGTTTAGATTTTCCGTGAGGGCCAGTAAATGACCACCACCCATCTTCGGTAATTTTAGCATCAGGCATCATTTTTGGCGGAACTTGTAAAATTGCATCAAATGCATCGCCTGTCTTCTTTTTTACAGTAATAGTAATAGTTCTAGATCTAGTCATAGCAAAAATATCACTTTGTCGTTAAAAAGGATATAGTAGAAATTATAGTAATCTTATCTCAGTGTCTATTTGTTTAGAAACTCACGGATTTTTTTTAAATTTGAGACATTTGACTCGTGAAACATTACCATAGATTCTGCCAAAGAATCAGGAAGAACATGCTTTAGATTATCAACTAATTCATCCCCACTTGTAATCATATTATCAATGAGT
It contains:
- a CDS encoding CxxC-x17-CxxC domain-containing protein, which encodes MSFDREREMFTATCGDCGNECQVPFKPKDDRPVYCRECFQNHKPAPRSGGRFGGRSGGYGGDRGSRFGRRDDRPREMFDAKCGDCGNDCQIPFKPKDDRPVYCRECFQNHKQN
- a CDS encoding ABC transporter permease gives rise to the protein MSGITPQEIKREFLKSKMGIAGITILTILIVTSIIAMIVIPIETFQEWNNPGSWILYPKVAIPIWINLFMVEKIPEHKILEDPNIQNILQDEISLTSHQFGLNFDYDYFPNDFIYVFSSEYSGSPLLKMSVIRPDGEKLELLSTSLPHSTSKTIHSERIFSTDSAIKKNLVLQSEKFQFPLERLSAEDIVFSKIQSNEPLKGNYVFSVDLYGVNSENQIHESKLIIGGKAFGIMGTDELRRDLAVGLLWGTPLALFIGIVVSIASVVMGLLYGVYAGFKGKKTDETMMRFNDVIYALPALPFLIILSVTISNSIFLMIGFLMIFGWVGIAKVARSMSLQIKTRGYVDAANMMGQKDSKIILKHILPQLLPYAFASIAISVPAAITTEAGLSFLGLGDPSFPTWGQILHDANTFGAAARGLWWWIMPPGVMIAITGLAFVFIGNALDAIVNPKLKR
- a CDS encoding YwbE family protein, with protein sequence MVDIPPRNKISVGTSVQIILKKDQRTGNLTNGTVKRILTSSNFHPHGIKVELSDGQIGRVQKII
- a CDS encoding SRPBCC family protein, with product MAKTVKKSYNSGSVKKTITIRASKDKVWRKISNIVGLPTWVVDVKKTVFLSKKKKGIGAVRLITFADGNKIEEHVVAWKDKESFTYVATEGLPLRAYVATISIKAKTSKSVELTWQSYLNSKKMSQNQFLQFLAFMGSFYDASLENLKTLLEK
- a CDS encoding ABC transporter permease encodes the protein MKRYVATRMATMFGVLMITLLITISLVGSNMDTILKQGIVFQVRAEITENPAIAESFSSVDEFEAFVQAQIDQRTKILGLDEPWYSPQRIGITMYKILLLDFGHATFLTSDEGSSNVKDILFEKLPRTVLLFTTATIIISIIGIFLGALSSSKVGSVIDRITSSFAIISSSFPVWWIGMLMIFLFAFTYQIFPARATPDIPSSDPGYIGSLLYHMALPLITIVMIGFGSWAYLVRNFMVGIMQEDFIMAKKTIGISQKKIIYTHALKNAAPPIVTILALSLSGSLGGAIITEAVFDWPGMGRLYFEAITVMDLPVIIGATYLLTVFFLISIFIADLLYGYFDPRVRTGQ
- a CDS encoding arsenate reductase family protein: MKILHKPTCITCKKAITEIQRMKTDIEKRDFFKDPLSEAELKKIIKMSGKTPSEFLRKRDKMFKELDLGNSKKTDSQIIKLMVKYPGLIMRPIVISGNKAFVGKFDSKNLK
- a CDS encoding Mov34/MPN/PAD-1 family protein — its product is MLFKKKKFERQVLIQKDVLDSILSFCQMKHPNEGILILKGKSKNGEITINGLVIPPFSETGPTFAGFPHSFLPFDMSYIGIVHSHPSGSAEPSVTDLHNFFGLISLIVKSPYDDDSIFAWDSSGNSVPLSIISK